One Methyloterricola oryzae genomic window, AACACGGCCGGCGGATCCGGGGCCGGATTGCCGGTCATCCAGGGCCTGGACGCTCCTTGCGGCACCACCGGCGGCCAGACTCGGCTGGTGAGATTGACCTGGAAGCTGTCGGTGCTGCCCGAGGTGCCGATGGCGTTCACCGACTCGGTCAGGTCGAATGTGATGCCATCTTGCGTAACGATCGGATAGCCCGCGGTCGAACTGGGAAGACTACTTGCCGTGCCGGTGGCCAGGTCGGTAATGGTCACGCCCGCCGAGGTGACGTCGACCTTGTAGTCATGACCGGTTAGGGCGCCGGCGTTGCTGATGGTGGCATCGATGCTGCCCAGGTTGGTCTTCGGGGTCTGCACCTCCACCGCGGGACTGGGCATGTCGGCGATATCGATATTGAAGATGTCGCTGCCGGGGTCGCTGTCCTCGAGACGAAAGGTCGGACCCACCATGGTGGAATGCCGGCTGGCGTCCCCCTGGTAGACATAGGTGCCGCCCACTTCGCTGCCGCCCACGGTGTAAGCCTGATAGGCGTAGGGCGGTGTGGTGGAATTGAAGCCACCGAAAAGGTATTCGCCGCCATCGGTCTTGGCGTTGGCCAGGTCGCGTACCTGAAACAGGATCTGGCGCGCCTCCACCTCGATGGAGCGGCGGTCGGACTCGGACAGGCTGTCGTTACGGCCCTGTATCGCCAACTCGTTGAGCCGCTGCATGGCGTTAAGCACGCTGTCCAAGGCCGAATCTTCCTGGGACAGGCGCGACGTGGCCATGGTCACGTTGCTCTGATACTGCTCGGTGATGCTGATGGACTCGGTCAACAGCAGGGCGCGCACCGCGGCTGGCGCGTCGTCCG contains:
- the flgL gene encoding flagellar hook-associated protein FlgL encodes the protein MRISTQLTQELGVNAMLNQQSKIAKSQVQMASGLRVVTPSDDAPAAVRALLLTESISITEQYQSNVTMATSRLSQEDSALDSVLNAMQRLNELAIQGRNDSLSESDRRSIEVEARQILFQVRDLANAKTDGGEYLFGGFNSTTPPYAYQAYTVGGSEVGGTYVYQGDASRHSTMVGPTFRLEDSDPGSDIFNIDIADMPSPAVEVQTPKTNLGSIDATISNAGALTGHDYKVDVTSAGVTITDLATGTASSLPSSTAGYPIVTQDGITFDLTESVNAIGTSGSTDSFQVNLTSRVWPPVVPQGASRPWMTGNPAPDPPAVFAQPEENILNVIYNFAENMKNNTPDDKDIERIQRAMTAVDDIRVTVGARLQALQSQDAMNLKFTTDQKGYLSTTQDLDYATAISEFNLQTFALKAAQQAYSKVQGLTLFDYI